Below is a genomic region from Aquila chrysaetos chrysaetos chromosome 13, bAquChr1.4, whole genome shotgun sequence.
GGGGAGCAGAACCGCTTCGCCAGCTATTGCCCTGTGCTGGGCCAGCTGCAATAATCTCCCGGCTTTGCTTGCTTCTCTGCTGGtctccagctctggagcccgGGCATCCCCGGCAAGACAGAGCAGCGGCTTGGGCCAAGTGGCTCGCGCCTCTCTGGAGATGCTCTGGAGGGCTCCTTGCAGAGCACCTGGGGGCGACCCCAGGCAGACAGCCAGGCCCCCGCATGTAGGTTGTGCTTACCAGAGCCATCTCAGCCTGCgctgcatcccccccccccccgttcccGGCGGCACAGGTCCCGTGAGGTCCCTGGCAGAGCCCCGCGATTCCCCACAGCGTTGCCTTAGACCCTCGCAGGCGGGCGGCGAGGCCgtggggcgggcagggagcgTTGGCGGGGAAGAGACCCGTGCCCTTCGTGCATCTGCGTTTTGCGCTGCTTGTGCCGGGCCCCTGGCGGTACCGTGAGCCGGGGAGCCCAGCGCCTGGCGGGGTGCAGGCTGCGCCGGTGTGCCTGCCGGAGGTAGGCTGGTGCTCGGGGTGCAGCACTCCATGGCAAAGCTgactgcctctctctctctgtctctctctccctgtccctgtccctctccGGTGCCCAGGCTGAGGGACTGGAATGCAGAAGGCTCCTTTATCTCCTGCCTACAGGACCTGACAGCgggctcctggcaggagggGGTCACCCGAAGGCTGCTCCTGACGCACACCACGGCCTCCGGGGCACAGGGCCAGGAGCGAGAGCAGGTCCTGGTGCCGGCCGTGGAGCTGATGCGGGTCAGCTCCGCAGAGGACAGCGactggcagccccagcaccccatgggcggctggcaggaggaggcagacaGCGGCTTCTTTGGGCAGGTGAGGGTAAGAGCAGGGGGACCTGGCCCCACAGGAGGTGGAGAACCTGCGGACGACCCTTTGCCGATCCTGCCGCGAGGCCAGCCGAGCAGACTAGGTGCCGGTGGAGGCACAAGTCCCCTAGCACGCTTCCTGGCCCCTGCCCCCGGGGGTGCCTCTCAGCCCCGTGCCGTGCTTGATACCTGAGCTCTTGCTCTCCATTTATAACCCAGCCggcctccctgcctgcttcctTATTGAGGATCTGCCCTGGCCGCCAGCCCAACAGCCTGCTGGAGCCAGAAAtagagctgggctgggggccggGCTGGGCGGTGGGCATCCCGCCACGGCCGCGTGGAGCCGGCGGGTACGAGGTGAGGGCAAGCGCCTTTCCCCCGGCCCGGGGAACGCACGGCCGTGCTCGGAGGTGGTTGCTCGGCTCTGCGGTGCGTGTCTCCCGAGTCACGTGCGATTCCAGTGACGCTCCGAACCCCTGGCTCCTGCCCGGGACTTCATTTGTCCCGTGACAGAGGACTGCACGCTGCCCTCCCACCGCAGCCGGGGACGGCAGGTTGTTGGCAAGCCGACAGCTGACGGGGAAGGGGGACAGGGCTGTCCCCGTTAACTGCCTGGCTGGGTGGTGCTGTCACAGTCCTGGCCCCGTGACTTTGACAGAAGCTGCGAGCGCAAAGGACACCCCACCTGCCCGCTCCCTTCTCGCCGCCCACagccagctgagctgcagcagctagGGTTACAGCAGtcctcctgcagagccagggcacagagcagggcaggctgcagacccccagggctgctcctgcgCCGGGGGCATTGCCCGTTCCAGCCGGGATAGCGTGGCCTGGCTCTGAGCAGCGGGCTCAGACCCGCGGGGCACGCGTGCAGCTGCGCGCGCTAAGGCGGGATGTGGGCTCTCCTGGCCCAGTTGCTGATCGCGCTGGTGCTGCTGGCCTTCTTTCTGGTCAGCTGCCAGAACGTCATGCACATCGTCAGGGGCTCCGTTCGCTTTCTGCTCAAACACGCCCACCGCGAGCTGGACAAGGAGCTCGGGGAGAGCCAGGGGCTGGCGGATGACGAGGAGGCTCTCTCCACCAGGGTCGTCCGCCGGCGCGTCCTTGTGAAGGTAACGAGCAGGGAGCTGAGAGACTGGCCCCGGGGCAGAtgcagaggagagcagtgaggggacagggcagggtGGGAGACAGAGGCCGCGGGGTGCGTGGTTAGGTGTACCGTTCCGCTTGCAAAGGGGCTCCGCTCACCCCGCTGAAATGCCCTGATGTCCCTCCTGTCACCGCAGGGGAACGAAGTCCTTCATCTCCCTGGACAGCAGGTGACTGAGGAGCAGTTCACGGATGATCAAGGCAATATCGTCACCAAGAAGGTGAGTGATCAAGGGCAAGCCGCGGCCTTCGTCCTCTCCCCTCCGTccggctgccctgctcctccctgcagcccGGGCGCCCGCGCAGGGCACCCGCGTCCCGCCGTCTTCGGTTACGGTCACAACGCTTCTCCGGCCAGACCCTGCGCGCGGGACGGAGGCTGCGCGCCGTGTGTGGGGTTCGGGGCCAAACTGGGCGAGGAGGGAGGCACGGTGCCCCGGGGCTAGCTGTGATGCCCAGCCGCGCGGGTCTCCGCAGGTCATCCGGAAGGTGGTGCATCGGCTGGGCCCTGGTGACGCAGAtgacaggcaggagcaggaggagctgatTCTGGAGGGCTCCCTGCAGGAGCCCCGAGACCTGGAGGCCGAGGACGATAGCTTCATGAAATACTCCATCCTGCACCGAGACGGTCTGGGGGCCAAGGTACAGTGTGGCTCAGAGCCCTGCCTTGCAGGCACCCTGCCCAGGGCCAGCACCACCTCTGCGGGACTCGCAGGCTCTGGGGCTCCGCCACCCTCTGTCCTTTCTTCTGCCCTGTTCTCCTCTCCTGTTTCCCCACTAAGGCTTCCAGGGGCAGCTCTTGCCCGCTGCACCAGTCTTCTTGCTCGGTGTCTTCTGCCAACTGActctgcctttccctctcctgtccTCTTCTGTATGTCTGTCTGTTCACCTGGGTGATGTCCTGCTTCCTGCCCCTGCGGCTTCCTCAGGAGGAGGTGCGAGTGCGTGTCCCGAAACCAGAGGTCTCCGGGGGCAGGATGGGGGCTCAGATAGTGAAACGAGCCAGCCTGAAAAGGGGGAAGCAGTGACCCCTCAAATGGCCTCTTTTGAGGTAACCCCACCTTTGCTCTTCCTTCTATCCCAGCTCCccgtgctgctgcctgcactgagCTGCCGGTCATGCACATCCTCCTGGGGAAAGTGTAACGGGGCTGTGCCCAGCTCTCAGCCTGCAGAGGGGGGTTGCTGCGCCGCCACAAAACGCTGAGGGTGGGCAGCGGCGTGCCCCTGCTCCCGGGTCCAGGTGCAACGGGCGCGGGGTGCCCGCTCCGCTGTGGCCACAGTGCCAGGGGCTGCTACTGCAGTCACAGCATCCTGGGCACTCGGGATAAGGGTCCCCAGTGACAGGGCCACGGGATTGTTATTCCTGGTTATGCTGGGCTACAGCAGAGGGATGATCTTTGACCAAAACCACTCCAGGGAGCGGATAGCCTTTGCGTGGGGTCTGAGCAGAGCCGTCCCCTTCGTGCGCTGAGCGCTAACCGTGCAGCCTTGTGGTGcccttgccttcccttcccacGGGGTGCAGCCGGGCACCGGCAGAGCCGTGAGCCAGATGAGGGGTGTCACAGTTTTCCTGGGCCACGGCCTGCTGCCTCCGCTCGCAGCGTCGCTGCTGGGAGATGCAAGAGGCTGCCACTGCCAGCCGTGCATCGTGGCACGAGAGGGCGGCAGTGAGGTCTGCTGAAGCTCCCGTGACCGGGAAAAGGGGTGCAGGCCATGgcaggatgctgctggtggACATCAGGGATGCAGGAGTGGCAGGGTGTAGGAACATGATGCTTGTAGGGGTTGAGGGCATGGGGACCTGTCTTTGGCCCAGGACATTTCTTCCATTGAGCCCCAGTGTGAGCACTGGATCATCCCTTGAGTCTCACGCattccctgctccccccgccTTCCCTGTTGAGTGGGATTTAGACCAGGCTCCGGGCAGGGTGCTCGGCACAGCACACTCGCACCCAGCTGCATCATTGTTTTCTGCGCACTCGCTGCTGAGCTGGCAGTGCAGCACTTGGGGCAAGGGGCTGCACgcatgctccccagctgccaggagctgcctgaGCCCGGGAGGAGGCTGCCAAGCAGCGGCGGCTGGTCCTCTGGCCTCTGCTGTACATGCATGGCTGCGTCTGTCcgtctctcctcccctctccctcctctctccaccGTGTTCGTCGGCTCTCTGCGGGTGCGCGACAGTCAAGAGGCTTGTGCTTGTGGACACGTGTGTCATGCAGACCGTGTCCCCAACACCTACTGCCTGCCTCGCTCCCCAGACGGTCCTTGCGTCGGCCTCTCTCTGGGGcagtgctcctgctgctttgctcttgcTGTTCTCCAGAGCGTGTGAAAGTGTGTGAAGGGGTGTGCAATGGGAATGTATGGGGTCTTCCCCACTGCTGTGAGAGTGCGGTGCAGTCGGTCACCCTAGTTGGATGGGGGCCCAGGGCTGGCCTTTTCTATCCCAGCGCCTTCCCAGTGCCACGCTGCCTTTGGTGCAGCTCAGGTTCCGCTTGTTGCTGCTCTCTGTGAGCTGGGACAGCACCACTAATACCATCTATGCCATTGCTGCTGGTTCTAGGCAGGCACTCATAGATGCTCTGTCACTGTCTCTCTTGACACCCCCCAAAACTCATCTTGCGGTAGCTGGGCAGGATGGGTGCATGTGGGACAAGCACGGGGTGCAGAAGGGGCTGGGACTGCCACGTGCCTGGCTGGCCCCAGCCTTTCTCCTGGCTGTGCCACCATGAATGCTTGGTAACCCCATCTCTGTCTCTCCCTGTGTCTCTCCAGGATCTCACCTCAACACCAAACCACTGAACTCCACACATGTTCTGACACATACctgagaagagaggagaggaaagcagagagtggaggggagcagggctggctgtaCATGTTTCTATAGGCTAATGGCATGATTTCTGTATGAGGCATACTTACCGTCCTATCCGCATGACTGACTGACTGCAAGACGCATGAGCTACAGTACTTAAAACTGACGGAGGGGCCTCCGTCCCTGCCCCAGTGCTGCCAGGAGCCCAGAGACAGCAGCACGCACCGGGGGCATCCTCTCACCTCCTCTGGGAGGCAAGAGCTGGACTGGCGGAGGGAAGGAGACTCTACCCTCGCACGTTCGTGTGTGTAAACGCATCCCCATGCCCGTGCTCCAGCTGCAAGAGGGAAGCTGGAGCGGCACGGCGCTGCTCGCCGAGGAAGGAGAGGGGCTtgacccccccgcccccgtcaCCCGTGCTGCCTCTACTGGACTCGCTTCTCATCCCTCTCCGTGAGTGTTGGGTTATGGGGAGGGCAGCAGTTGCCAGGGGGGTGTGCGAGAGGAGGGTTGCAGGGAGCACATCTGCCCTGGGCAGAGGGGCTGGTGCAGGGctgcccttcctctccccagcacGTTGCAACGTCTCCCGCCAGGGCAGGGCTCTGGGCTGAGCACTGAGCTCGTTGCTTGTGTCGAAAGTGTAAACTGTACAGCGATCAGCCTTGTGTATATGAACCAATAAATACTATGCAAACCCCTAGGGACACTCTAGCAGTATGTACAAAGCACTAACAGCTCTGCTCCCAAATACCTCTTCAGGCTGCAGGACGGGCAAAACCTTTGGAGTACCTGAGCAGCTCTGGTGAACGGAGCTGGGAGGCTACGGGAGTAAAAGGGCAGCAGACTGCCCCTGCCCCGTGCCCCTCCGGCTGAGCCTGGTCCCTGCCTGGCCtgaagagaggagcccacgggTGCAGTCCCATAGGCCTGTCCACGGTGCGAGCCCCAGTTTGTGTTGGCTCCAGCTGGCGTGAAGCCGTAAGCCTGCGCTGAGGTGCTTGGGGCCCAGGGAGGATGGGTAGCGAGACAGAGCACGGGATGCTTGTGCCGCACACGGGGTTGTGCCTAGCTCTACTCGGCACAATATCTGCTCAGGAGATgagccaggagctggcaggagccGGCAGCCCCGCACCGCGTGCCCCGTGCGAGGGCTTTGCGGGGTCCCCTGGCCTCCCTGCAAGGGCACAAATGAGGAGAGCCGGGTGACCCCGTTGGATGCTGACCCTCGCAGGACCAATCCCGGAGACGTGGGGGGGCTGCTCCCCTGGCGGCAGCACTTTGGCCAGGTGAAAcaccctgctgcagcagcctggcccCCGGGGCCAGCTGCTCTAGCAGGAGGGCAGAGacgggcagagctgcccaggcAACTCTGAGGCGTGCGGTAGGTTGAATCTGCTACAGTACTCGACCCCAGGAGGGCAGGACGCAGGTAGTGGCAGTAGGTGCCGTGTC
It encodes:
- the ANK1 gene encoding ankyrin-1 isoform X14 codes for the protein MWALLAQLLIALVLLAFFLVSCQNVMHIVRGSVRFLLKHAHRELDKELGESQGLADDEEALSTRVVRRRVLVKGNEVLHLPGQQVTEEQFTDDQGNIVTKKVIRKVVHRLGPGDADDRQEQEELILEGSLQEPRDLEAEDDSFMKYSILHRDGLGAKEEVRVRVPKPEVSGGRMGAQIVKRASLKRGKQ
- the ANK1 gene encoding ankyrin-1 isoform X15; this encodes MWALLAQLLIALVLLAFFLVSCQNVMHIVRGSVRFLLKHAHRELDKELGESQGLADDEEALSTRVVRRRVLVKGNEVLHLPGQQVTEEQFTDDQGNIVTKKVIRKVVHRLGPGDADDRQEQEELILEGSLQEPRDLEAEDDSFMKYSILHRDGLGAKDLTSTPNH